A single region of the Acetivibrio cellulolyticus CD2 genome encodes:
- a CDS encoding L7Ae/L30e/S12e/Gadd45 family ribosomal protein, with the protein MTDKIYSFLGLATKARKLISGDETCERALKGPDVSLVIVADDASQNTKKKFTDACKFRSIEIRIYGKKDQLGKFTGKNIRSVVAILDKGFSKRLMEMIDCSVNNGCGGENID; encoded by the coding sequence CGGATAAAATATATTCTTTTTTGGGGCTGGCAACAAAGGCAAGGAAGCTTATATCAGGGGATGAAACCTGTGAGAGGGCATTAAAGGGGCCGGATGTCAGCTTGGTAATCGTAGCTGACGATGCTTCACAAAACACTAAAAAGAAATTCACGGATGCGTGCAAATTTAGAAGCATTGAAATAAGGATATACGGTAAAAAAGACCAGTTAGGTAAGTTTACTGGTAAAAATATAAGGTCGGTGGTAGCGATATTGGATAAAGGCTTTTCAAAACGGTTAATGGAAATGATTGATTGCAGTGTCAATAATGGATGCGGGGGTGAAAATATTGACTAA